In the Prochlorococcus sp. MIT 1307 genome, one interval contains:
- a CDS encoding precorrin-8X methylmutase: MKTIDHPIFLESIAFIQSQLGWTGLDPLQQQVLERLIHSSGDFDLKSLISFSPGACQKGVFALQSGANIFTDTAMALAAVLPMAVRTSNAKVRTVLDWVPEKTVEGTTRTALGMKRAWQELSIDCTSPPPIVLIGSAPKALETLLDLVSQGSIAPSLIIGMPVGFIGVAESKRRLSLSGLPNIALGGTRGGAGLAAAAMNALLRASMS; encoded by the coding sequence TGGAGAGTATTGCTTTTATACAGTCGCAACTAGGTTGGACTGGATTAGACCCTTTGCAACAGCAAGTTCTTGAAAGGTTGATTCATAGCAGCGGAGATTTTGACTTGAAGTCTTTGATTAGCTTTAGTCCTGGCGCGTGTCAAAAAGGAGTGTTTGCATTGCAGTCGGGTGCAAACATTTTTACAGATACTGCAATGGCATTAGCGGCCGTTTTACCTATGGCTGTACGAACTTCTAATGCAAAAGTTCGTACAGTGCTTGATTGGGTTCCTGAAAAGACTGTTGAAGGGACCACGCGAACTGCACTTGGCATGAAGCGAGCTTGGCAAGAACTTTCAATTGACTGCACTTCACCTCCACCTATTGTTTTAATAGGTAGTGCTCCTAAGGCTTTGGAGACTTTATTAGATTTGGTCTCGCAAGGCTCAATCGCTCCTAGTTTGATTATTGGTATGCCAGTTGGTTTTATTGGCGTAGCTGAGAGTAAAAGGCGCTTGTCGCTTAGTGGCTTACCCAATATTGCGTTAGGTGGTACTAGGGGTGGAGCGGGACTGGCCGCAGCAGCAATGAATGCTTTATTGCGAGCCTCTATGTCCTAG
- the mutS gene encoding DNA mismatch repair protein MutS — MAADVEPLQGSLFGDAKAVSIDSKYSPSNNLKSSDDFSDEELTKDAQLRPRKAKSTNFKSGKEFLSSSNDNSSSNSDLPTWSHHNLVDIELLTPVLKHYVELKTANPERVLLYRLGDFFECFFEDAIKLSQILDLTLTGKEGGKTIGRVPMAGVPHHAAERYCAELIRKGLSVAICDQLENTPSKGNLIKRGITRVLTPGTVIEEGMLQARRNNWLAAVVIESKSQKQSLCWGLATADVSTGEFLVMEREGSSSLYQELNKLEASEVLCSKNEVETPNDWCPDRLHLTQTQKTPFSRPEAELTLKAHFELTTINGSGLQNWPLALRAAGGLLSYLNNTNPINDASECFGSSAKIPLDLPKITFQEDSLVIDAQTRRNLEITSTQRDGQFHGSLLWAIDKTLTAMGGRCLRRWLDKPLIKASDIRARQEIISELVASRGLRKSIRKLLRSMGDLERLAGRAGAGQAGARDLVAIADGLDRLPHLAEQLKSISAKGPSWLTTLTQENKELMQLAELIHNQLIDNPPLSLSEGGLIHDGVDQLLDGLRNQLDDHNTWLKSQEELEKKLSQNINLRLQYHRTFGYFLAVKKSKAKQVPEHWIRRQTLSNEERFITPEIKAREGKIFQSRARAARREYDIFCNLREIIGNKANSIRDSARSIAGLDALTGLAEIAATNYYCKPTIIDENSKNNSRIINIEGCRHPVVEQILVEESFKPNNVKLGSGTDLIILTGPNASGKSCYLRQIGLVQLIAQIGSWVPAKKASLSITDKIFTRVGAVDDLAAGQSTFMVEMAETAYILNHATNRSLVLLDEIGRGTATFDGLSIAWSVSEFLAKKIQSRTIFATHYHELNNLSDSLNNVENFQVLVEESGKELHFLHQVAPGGANRSYGIEAARLAGVPKDVIQRAHYLLNQLQKKEIIHE; from the coding sequence ATGGCAGCCGACGTAGAGCCCCTGCAAGGCAGTTTATTTGGAGATGCCAAAGCAGTCAGTATCGATTCAAAATATTCTCCATCCAACAATCTGAAGTCAAGCGACGATTTTTCTGATGAGGAGCTCACTAAGGATGCTCAACTACGCCCAAGAAAAGCCAAGTCAACAAATTTCAAGTCAGGCAAGGAATTTTTATCTAGCTCAAACGACAATTCTTCATCCAATTCTGATCTGCCAACGTGGTCCCATCACAACCTGGTTGATATAGAGCTTCTAACACCAGTACTTAAACACTATGTCGAACTTAAAACGGCCAATCCAGAAAGGGTATTGCTCTATAGGCTGGGAGACTTTTTTGAATGTTTTTTTGAAGACGCAATCAAACTTTCACAAATTTTAGATTTAACACTAACAGGAAAAGAAGGAGGAAAAACTATTGGGCGCGTCCCAATGGCGGGAGTTCCCCATCACGCTGCTGAACGCTATTGCGCAGAATTAATACGCAAAGGTCTAAGTGTGGCCATTTGTGACCAACTAGAAAACACACCAAGCAAAGGCAACCTTATTAAGAGAGGAATTACAAGAGTCCTTACTCCTGGAACAGTTATTGAGGAAGGAATGCTCCAAGCTCGTCGTAACAATTGGCTAGCTGCTGTTGTCATAGAAAGCAAAAGCCAAAAACAATCATTGTGTTGGGGACTTGCAACAGCAGATGTGAGTACTGGGGAATTTCTTGTAATGGAAAGAGAGGGAAGCTCATCGCTATATCAAGAACTAAACAAACTCGAAGCTTCAGAAGTTCTATGCTCGAAAAATGAGGTAGAAACACCCAATGATTGGTGCCCAGATCGACTTCATCTCACGCAAACCCAAAAAACACCTTTCAGTCGCCCCGAAGCTGAACTCACTCTTAAAGCTCATTTCGAACTAACAACTATAAATGGCTCTGGCCTTCAAAACTGGCCATTAGCTCTAAGAGCAGCTGGAGGGTTACTAAGTTACTTAAATAACACTAATCCCATCAATGATGCAAGCGAATGCTTTGGAAGCTCAGCAAAAATCCCACTAGATCTCCCCAAAATAACTTTTCAAGAAGATTCTTTAGTTATTGATGCACAAACTCGAAGAAATCTAGAAATAACAAGTACTCAACGAGATGGCCAATTTCATGGCTCCCTTCTATGGGCGATTGATAAAACTCTCACCGCTATGGGAGGGCGGTGTCTACGTAGATGGTTAGACAAACCCCTCATTAAGGCTTCAGACATTCGCGCCCGTCAAGAGATAATTAGTGAACTGGTTGCCTCTCGTGGGCTTCGAAAGTCCATACGCAAATTACTACGCTCAATGGGCGACCTAGAACGATTAGCAGGTCGAGCTGGTGCAGGACAAGCAGGTGCCAGAGATCTTGTAGCAATAGCTGATGGTTTAGATCGGCTTCCTCATCTGGCCGAGCAACTTAAAAGCATTTCAGCAAAAGGTCCATCTTGGCTCACTACTCTTACTCAAGAGAATAAAGAGTTAATGCAATTAGCAGAGCTAATTCATAATCAACTTATAGATAATCCACCTTTAAGTTTAAGTGAAGGTGGACTTATTCATGATGGTGTTGACCAATTGCTTGATGGGCTAAGAAATCAGCTTGATGATCATAATACATGGCTAAAAAGCCAAGAGGAATTAGAAAAAAAATTAAGTCAAAATATAAATCTTCGTTTGCAATATCACCGTACGTTTGGTTACTTCCTCGCAGTCAAAAAATCTAAGGCTAAACAAGTTCCAGAACATTGGATAAGAAGGCAAACTCTCTCCAATGAGGAAAGATTTATCACTCCTGAGATCAAAGCAAGAGAAGGAAAAATATTTCAATCCAGAGCAAGAGCAGCTCGAAGAGAATATGATATCTTTTGCAATTTAAGAGAGATTATAGGCAATAAAGCAAATTCTATTCGCGATTCCGCGAGATCCATAGCTGGGCTAGATGCGTTAACTGGACTAGCAGAAATAGCAGCAACTAATTATTATTGCAAACCAACAATTATTGATGAAAACTCGAAAAATAATTCTCGAATAATTAATATTGAAGGCTGCAGACATCCAGTAGTTGAGCAAATACTAGTTGAAGAATCTTTCAAACCAAATAATGTAAAGCTAGGCTCTGGCACTGATCTCATCATCCTTACTGGGCCTAATGCTAGCGGGAAAAGTTGTTACCTTAGGCAAATTGGTTTGGTTCAATTAATAGCACAAATTGGAAGTTGGGTTCCCGCAAAAAAAGCCTCTCTAAGTATTACAGATAAAATCTTTACTCGTGTTGGGGCAGTTGATGATCTTGCGGCAGGACAGTCAACTTTCATGGTTGAAATGGCAGAAACTGCATACATATTGAATCATGCGACGAATCGATCACTAGTACTTCTTGATGAAATAGGAAGAGGGACTGCAACCTTTGATGGGCTTTCAATCGCATGGTCTGTCAGTGAATTTCTAGCAAAAAAAATACAAAGTAGGACAATATTTGCAACTCACTATCACGAGTTAAATAATTTATCAGACTCCTTAAATAATGTAGAAAACTTCCAAGTCTTAGTAGAAGAAAGCGGAAAAGAATTGCACTTTCTTCACCAAGTAGCACCAGGTGGTGCCAATCGAAGTTATGGAATAGAAGCTGCTCGTCTAGCTGGAGTCCCTAAAGATGTGATACAAAGAGCACATTACCTATTAAATCAGCTACAGAAAAAAGAAATCATTCATGAGTAA
- the psbZ gene encoding photosystem II reaction center protein PsbZ — MLVINAFTTNAVLFASLLLVIGVPVLYMTQADPSDRRNGNIKRIEILGGVWFHLVLIQAIVGEYVTHQTFGL; from the coding sequence ATGCTGGTTATTAACGCCTTTACAACGAACGCTGTTCTATTTGCTTCTTTGCTTTTGGTAATCGGTGTACCAGTTCTTTACATGACCCAGGCCGATCCTTCTGATCGTCGCAATGGGAACATTAAAAGAATTGAGATCCTTGGTGGAGTTTGGTTCCACTTAGTACTGATTCAGGCAATTGTTGGTGAATATGTAACTCACCAGACATTTGGTCTTTGA
- the ribH gene encoding 6,7-dimethyl-8-ribityllumazine synthase: MATIEGRFTDASRLRIAVVVARFNDLVTNKLLSGCLDCLERHGIDTSVESNQLDLAWVPGSFELPIVSQSLARSGKYQVLITLGAVIRGDTPHFDVVVAEASKGIAAVSRDTGVPVIFGVLTTDTMHQALERAGIKSNLGWSYALQALEMGSLMNAIESIKSST, encoded by the coding sequence ATGGCCACCATTGAAGGACGCTTTACTGATGCGTCTAGATTGCGTATAGCTGTAGTTGTTGCTCGATTTAACGATCTTGTGACTAATAAGCTTCTTAGTGGGTGTTTGGACTGCTTAGAAAGACATGGCATTGATACTTCTGTTGAAAGTAATCAATTAGATCTAGCTTGGGTACCTGGATCTTTTGAACTGCCAATTGTTTCTCAATCCTTAGCTCGCAGTGGGAAATATCAAGTATTAATTACTTTGGGAGCTGTAATCCGTGGCGATACCCCTCACTTTGATGTTGTAGTAGCAGAGGCTAGTAAGGGCATTGCCGCAGTTTCTAGGGATACTGGCGTTCCTGTGATTTTTGGTGTATTAACTACTGACACGATGCATCAGGCTCTTGAGAGGGCAGGAATAAAGAGCAATCTTGGTTGGAGTTATGCTTTGCAGGCTTTAGAAATGGGTTCATTGATGAATGCAATTGAGTCAATAAAGTCTTCTACTTGA
- a CDS encoding GNAT family N-acetyltransferase — protein sequence MSRIRLVKHAPGAPGLRLLGLGPRFLPSRGILKLKQLLDKHAFWAKGRTKKQIRLSLASSTVVISLWRGNRMVGFGRATSDGIYRAVLWDIVVAGDLQGLGLGRDVIEALVSSKALKDVERIYLMTTNSAEFYLQLGFQECHSQNLLVIRNEQA from the coding sequence ATGAGTCGAATCAGACTTGTCAAGCATGCTCCTGGTGCCCCAGGCTTGCGTCTATTAGGACTTGGACCAAGATTCCTACCAAGTCGAGGAATCCTCAAGTTAAAGCAACTATTGGATAAACATGCCTTTTGGGCTAAGGGTCGAACAAAAAAACAAATACGTCTATCACTAGCAAGCAGCACTGTTGTTATAAGTCTTTGGCGAGGCAATCGAATGGTTGGATTCGGTCGTGCAACTAGCGATGGAATTTATCGAGCAGTGCTTTGGGACATCGTAGTAGCAGGCGATTTACAAGGACTAGGGCTAGGTCGTGACGTTATTGAAGCGCTTGTATCATCCAAAGCATTAAAAGATGTTGAAAGAATCTATTTAATGACAACAAATAGTGCTGAGTTTTATTTGCAGCTTGGCTTTCAAGAGTGTCATAGCCAAAACTTGCTTGTTATTCGAAATGAACAGGCATAA
- the secA gene encoding preprotein translocase subunit SecA → MLKVLLGDPNARKLKRYQPIVTEINILEADIAPLSDEQLRSKTAEFRGQLEKAGNLDKQRELLDELLPEAFAVVREASKRVLGMRHFDVQLIGGMVLHEGQIAEMKTGEGKTLVATLPSFLNALTGRGVHVVTVNDYLARRDAEWMGQVHRFLGLTVGLIQQEMNPVERRNNYACDITYATNSELGFDYLRDNMATDLDEVVQREFQYCVIDEVDSILIDEARTPLIISGQIERPQEKYQKAAEVVAGLQRAAEMGKDGIDPEGDYEVDEKQRTCTLTDEGFAKAEQTLAVRDLFDPADPWAHYITNALKAKELFVRDVNYIVREGDAVIVDEFTGRVMPGRRWSDGQHQAIEAKEQLTIQPETQTLASITYQNFFLLYPRLAGMTGTAKTEEVEFEKTYKLETSVIPTNRPIARQDWVDQVFKTEAAKWRAVAKETAEVHKQGRPVLVGTTSVEKSELLSSLLSEQQIPHNLLNAKPENVEREAEIVAQAGRAGAVTIATNMAGRGTDIILGGNSDYMARLKLREVLLSKLVKPEDDHKAPIPLQRSRKSSVGFDAKSANAKESDSQVSTEARAIGSLYPCTLTEETDQFLITLEKDLVKSWGDRALNMIELEDRIATAAEKAPTDDSDIASLREAIAMVKAEYDVVVLQEEVRVREAGGLHVIGTERHESRRVDNQLRGRSGRQGDLGSTRFFLSLGDNLLRIFGGERVASLMNAFRVDEDMPIESGMLTRSLETAQKKVETYYYDIRKQVFEYDEVMNNQRRAVYSERRRVLDGRALKKQVIGYGERTMDDIVDAYVNPDLPPEEWDTVQLIEKVKQFVYLLDELNPEDVKGLNMEELKAFLQEQLRNKYDIKESQIEVGRPGLMREAERFFILQQIDTLWREHLQAMDALRESVGLRGYGQKDPLIEYKNEGYDMFLEMMTNMRRNVIYSMFMFQPAPTENNVKEV, encoded by the coding sequence ATGCTCAAGGTTTTGCTGGGAGATCCCAATGCCCGCAAGCTGAAGCGTTACCAGCCGATTGTCACTGAAATCAATATCCTCGAAGCGGATATTGCTCCTTTAAGTGATGAGCAACTCCGTTCAAAAACAGCAGAGTTTCGCGGTCAACTCGAGAAAGCAGGAAATTTAGACAAACAACGTGAGTTGTTAGATGAACTTTTGCCTGAAGCTTTTGCAGTGGTTAGGGAGGCTAGTAAAAGAGTGCTAGGGATGCGTCATTTTGATGTCCAGTTGATTGGAGGAATGGTTTTACATGAGGGACAAATTGCTGAGATGAAAACTGGCGAGGGAAAGACTTTGGTGGCTACTCTGCCAAGTTTTCTTAATGCACTGACTGGTCGAGGAGTTCATGTTGTCACTGTTAACGATTACTTGGCTAGACGAGATGCTGAGTGGATGGGACAAGTGCATAGATTCCTTGGCTTAACTGTTGGTTTGATTCAGCAGGAAATGAATCCCGTTGAACGAAGAAATAATTATGCTTGTGATATCACTTATGCCACGAATTCAGAGCTTGGGTTTGATTATTTAAGAGACAATATGGCCACTGATCTTGATGAAGTTGTGCAGAGGGAATTTCAATATTGTGTGATCGATGAAGTCGATTCAATCCTTATTGATGAAGCTCGGACACCTTTAATCATTTCTGGGCAGATAGAAAGACCTCAGGAGAAATATCAAAAGGCAGCTGAGGTTGTAGCTGGTCTTCAGAGAGCAGCCGAAATGGGCAAAGATGGGATTGATCCAGAGGGAGATTATGAAGTCGATGAGAAGCAAAGAACATGTACGCTGACTGACGAGGGGTTTGCCAAAGCTGAGCAGACCCTTGCTGTTCGTGATTTATTTGATCCTGCTGACCCTTGGGCTCATTACATCACTAATGCATTAAAGGCGAAAGAGCTATTCGTCAGGGATGTTAATTACATTGTGCGTGAAGGTGATGCAGTCATTGTTGATGAGTTCACTGGGCGTGTCATGCCAGGTCGACGTTGGAGTGATGGCCAGCATCAAGCTATTGAAGCGAAGGAGCAGTTAACTATTCAGCCAGAAACTCAGACTCTGGCATCGATTACATATCAGAACTTTTTCTTGTTATATCCACGTCTTGCAGGAATGACGGGTACAGCGAAGACGGAAGAAGTTGAGTTTGAAAAAACTTATAAGCTTGAGACGTCTGTAATACCAACTAACCGTCCTATAGCGAGACAGGATTGGGTCGACCAGGTTTTTAAAACAGAAGCAGCTAAGTGGCGAGCTGTGGCTAAGGAGACAGCAGAAGTTCATAAACAAGGTCGACCTGTTCTTGTAGGTACAACAAGTGTTGAAAAAAGCGAGCTTTTGAGTTCTTTGCTGTCAGAGCAGCAAATTCCTCACAACTTATTGAATGCCAAACCGGAGAACGTCGAACGAGAGGCAGAAATTGTTGCACAAGCTGGACGTGCTGGGGCAGTTACGATTGCAACAAATATGGCTGGTAGAGGGACAGATATCATCCTTGGAGGGAATAGTGACTATATGGCTCGTCTGAAATTAAGGGAGGTTCTTTTATCAAAGTTAGTTAAACCTGAAGATGACCATAAAGCTCCAATTCCTTTACAACGCAGCCGTAAATCTTCAGTTGGATTTGACGCTAAGAGCGCTAATGCTAAAGAAAGTGATAGTCAAGTATCTACTGAGGCCCGAGCAATTGGGAGTCTATATCCCTGTACCCTAACGGAGGAAACAGATCAATTTCTTATTACTTTAGAAAAGGATCTTGTTAAATCTTGGGGAGATAGGGCTTTAAACATGATCGAGTTGGAGGATCGAATTGCTACAGCTGCAGAAAAAGCACCAACTGATGATTCAGATATTGCATCGTTAAGAGAGGCAATTGCAATGGTCAAAGCAGAGTATGACGTTGTTGTTTTGCAGGAGGAAGTTCGGGTGCGAGAAGCCGGAGGTTTACATGTCATTGGTACAGAGAGGCATGAATCTCGACGAGTTGATAATCAATTAAGAGGCAGATCTGGAAGACAGGGTGACTTAGGAAGTACTCGATTCTTTTTGTCACTAGGTGATAACTTGCTTCGGATTTTTGGTGGTGAAAGAGTTGCTTCTCTAATGAATGCGTTCCGAGTTGATGAAGATATGCCTATTGAATCTGGGATGCTTACACGCTCATTAGAAACTGCTCAAAAGAAAGTAGAAACTTATTATTATGATATTCGGAAACAAGTTTTTGAATATGATGAGGTAATGAATAATCAGCGCCGTGCTGTTTATTCTGAAAGGCGACGAGTTCTAGATGGAAGAGCTCTAAAAAAACAGGTAATTGGTTATGGTGAAAGGACTATGGATGATATCGTGGATGCCTATGTCAATCCTGACTTGCCTCCTGAAGAGTGGGATACTGTTCAATTGATTGAAAAGGTTAAACAATTTGTTTATTTGCTTGATGAACTTAATCCAGAAGATGTCAAAGGGTTGAACATGGAAGAACTTAAGGCCTTTTTACAAGAACAATTAAGGAATAAATATGATATCAAGGAGAGTCAGATTGAGGTGGGAAGACCTGGCTTGATGAGAGAAGCGGAGCGCTTTTTTATATTGCAGCAAATTGATACTTTATGGCGTGAACATTTGCAAGCAATGGACGCACTGCGTGAATCAGTTGGGCTCAGAGGTTATGGACAAAAAGATCCTTTAATTGAATATAAAAATGAAGGATATGATATGTTTTTAGAAATGATGACAAATATGCGTCGAAATGTAATTTACTCTATGTTTATGTTTCAACCAGCTCCTACAGAGAACAATGTTAAAGAGGTGTGA
- the cysE gene encoding serine O-acetyltransferase, whose product MLFKTLKSDLAIIRERDPAARGLLEILLCYPGFQALSLHRFSHNLWKYHVPLVPRLLSQFTRSLTGIEIHPGARIGKGVFIDHGMGVVIGETAEIGNRCLLYQGVTLGGTGKESGKRHPTLAENVVVGAGAKVLGAIKVGANTRIGAGSVVVRDVEANSTVVGIPGRVVHQSGVKINPLAHSALPDAEANVIRNLMERIDQLENQLCALQICFEDVTQGRIPQDVLSGESQNLKDREIIEFIGENP is encoded by the coding sequence ATGCTGTTCAAAACCCTCAAGAGCGATTTAGCCATCATCAGAGAAAGAGATCCAGCCGCAAGAGGGCTACTGGAGATTCTGCTCTGTTATCCAGGGTTTCAGGCCCTTTCTCTTCATCGCTTTAGCCACAATCTTTGGAAATATCACGTTCCACTTGTTCCGCGATTACTAAGTCAATTCACAAGATCACTAACTGGTATAGAAATTCACCCTGGAGCAAGAATTGGGAAAGGAGTCTTTATAGATCATGGCATGGGTGTAGTTATCGGTGAAACAGCAGAAATTGGCAATCGCTGCCTTTTATATCAAGGCGTAACACTGGGAGGGACGGGCAAGGAAAGTGGGAAAAGACATCCCACATTGGCTGAAAACGTTGTTGTTGGGGCAGGGGCTAAGGTTCTTGGAGCTATTAAAGTTGGAGCTAATACAAGGATTGGCGCAGGTTCAGTAGTTGTACGAGACGTAGAAGCAAATAGCACAGTCGTCGGAATACCTGGGCGTGTAGTCCATCAAAGTGGGGTAAAAATAAACCCGTTAGCTCACTCTGCCCTGCCCGACGCTGAAGCAAATGTCATCCGTAATCTCATGGAGCGAATTGACCAACTAGAAAATCAACTCTGTGCTCTACAAATTTGCTTTGAAGATGTCACACAAGGACGTATCCCTCAAGATGTTTTATCAGGGGAATCTCAAAACTTAAAGGATAGAGAAATTATAGAATTTATAGGCGAAAACCCATAA
- a CDS encoding GntR family transcriptional regulator, with protein sequence MRFHIQQESDIPASSQLYNQICFAIAARHYPPGHRLPSTRQLAMQTGLHRNTISKVYRQLETDGVVEAIAGSGIYVRDQQKQREVRISPHIRNKGVKDLDQEVRKCVDGLLNAGCTLQQTRELLTREIDWRLRCGARVLVSTPREDIGASMLIAEELSPNLDVPVEVVPMEELESVLESSTNGTVVTSRYFLKPLEELAKRHSVRAVAVDLSDFRKELSMLKELRAGSCVGLVSISPGILRAAEVILHSMRGNELLLMTATPDVGSRLLALLRAASHVLCDSPSLPLVEHCLRQNRSQLIRMPQVHCAEKYLSDSTIEQLRKEIGLLA encoded by the coding sequence GTGCGATTTCATATTCAGCAAGAAAGCGACATCCCTGCATCGAGCCAGCTCTACAACCAGATCTGTTTCGCAATAGCAGCACGCCATTACCCTCCTGGTCACCGTCTGCCAAGTACTCGACAACTTGCAATGCAGACAGGCCTCCATCGCAACACCATTAGCAAGGTTTACCGCCAACTAGAAACTGATGGCGTAGTTGAAGCAATTGCTGGATCAGGTATTTATGTTCGAGATCAACAAAAACAAAGAGAAGTACGTATCTCTCCGCATATACGAAATAAAGGCGTAAAAGATCTAGATCAAGAAGTCCGCAAATGTGTAGACGGATTATTAAATGCGGGCTGCACCTTGCAACAAACAAGAGAACTTTTAACTCGCGAAATTGATTGGCGTCTCCGTTGTGGAGCAAGAGTTTTAGTAAGCACACCAAGAGAAGACATTGGAGCCTCAATGCTTATAGCGGAAGAGCTTTCTCCAAATTTGGATGTTCCCGTAGAAGTTGTTCCCATGGAGGAGCTGGAAAGCGTACTAGAAAGCTCAACTAACGGAACAGTGGTAACTAGTAGATACTTCCTAAAACCTTTAGAAGAACTAGCTAAACGTCATTCAGTCAGAGCAGTAGCAGTAGACCTCAGTGACTTTAGAAAAGAATTATCAATGCTCAAAGAACTTCGAGCTGGCAGCTGCGTGGGGCTTGTAAGTATTAGTCCTGGCATTTTGAGAGCTGCAGAAGTCATTTTGCACAGTATGAGAGGCAATGAACTGTTACTCATGACAGCAACACCAGATGTTGGCAGCAGATTACTAGCCCTACTTCGCGCTGCTAGTCATGTGCTTTGTGATAGCCCTAGCCTGCCTTTAGTTGAACATTGCCTTCGTCAAAATCGTTCACAACTAATACGCATGCCTCAAGTTCATTGTGCTGAAAAATATCTAAGCGACTCCACAATCGAACAATTACGTAAGGAGATAGGCCTACTTGCTTAA
- the infC gene encoding translation initiation factor IF-3: MPPRPRFDRRAPVRELPNINDRINYPKLRVVDADGTQLGVINREEALEVAKERELDLVLVSEKADPPVCRIMDYGKYKFEQEKKAKEAKKKSHQTEVKEVKMRYKIDQHDYDVRIGHAVRFLKAGDKVKCTVIFRGREIQHTALAETLLRRMAKDLEEQAEVQQAPKREGRNMIMFLTPRKTPLVKKEQNNSGPVRTVRTISTPPRVGSTKVASSTKVREI; the protein is encoded by the coding sequence ATGCCACCACGTCCTCGTTTTGATCGTCGCGCCCCAGTACGGGAGCTCCCAAACATTAATGATCGCATCAACTATCCCAAACTGAGGGTAGTAGACGCAGACGGAACGCAACTAGGAGTCATCAATAGAGAAGAAGCTTTAGAGGTAGCAAAAGAAAGAGAACTAGATCTAGTTCTTGTTAGCGAAAAGGCAGACCCACCTGTCTGCCGAATCATGGATTACGGCAAGTACAAATTTGAACAGGAAAAAAAAGCGAAAGAAGCCAAGAAAAAATCACATCAGACTGAAGTCAAAGAAGTCAAAATGCGGTACAAAATTGACCAACATGATTACGACGTTCGAATAGGGCATGCAGTGCGCTTTCTAAAAGCCGGTGACAAAGTCAAGTGCACAGTTATTTTTAGAGGCCGTGAAATTCAGCACACTGCTCTAGCCGAAACACTTTTAAGGCGAATGGCTAAGGACCTAGAAGAGCAAGCTGAAGTTCAACAAGCTCCAAAACGCGAAGGCCGAAATATGATTATGTTTCTTACGCCTCGTAAGACACCTCTGGTGAAAAAGGAGCAAAACAACTCTGGGCCTGTTCGGACAGTAAGAACAATTAGTACTCCACCCAGAGTAGGGTCAACCAAAGTGGCTAGTAGCACTAAGGTGAGAGAAATTTAA
- the miaA gene encoding tRNA (adenosine(37)-N6)-dimethylallyltransferase MiaA, translated as MQATKPLIIVLLGPTASGKTEISIDLAAKLKLGIHNIDSRQLYAGMDIGTAKPSKEQMNRVRHYLIDIRKPDEPITLKEFQETAQASLKNSLKNNPMAFLVGGSGLYLKALTSGLRPSAVPPIQDLRKQLSEIGQQECYQILKSSDPNASKRIAPADAVRTQRALEVLFATGKSITQQESAEPPPWKILELGLNPKNLRERIAKRTTQLYKNGLIEETEQLIHQYNQDLSLLQTIGYGEALKVIQGKLTRTKAIEITNLRTNQFAKRQRTWFRRQHNPIWLNDEEPLREALSLIKTGLDSVKQT; from the coding sequence ATGCAAGCCACTAAGCCACTAATCATTGTTCTTCTAGGACCAACCGCTAGCGGCAAAACTGAAATCTCGATTGACCTCGCAGCGAAATTAAAACTAGGTATCCATAACATCGATTCTCGTCAGCTGTATGCCGGCATGGACATAGGGACAGCGAAACCATCCAAAGAACAGATGAATAGAGTGAGGCACTACCTGATAGACATACGCAAACCAGATGAACCAATCACCCTTAAGGAATTTCAAGAAACAGCTCAAGCAAGCCTGAAAAACAGCCTAAAAAACAATCCCATGGCGTTCTTAGTTGGGGGAAGTGGGTTATACCTCAAAGCACTTACATCTGGACTTCGTCCTTCAGCCGTTCCTCCAATCCAGGATCTTCGCAAACAACTCTCTGAAATAGGGCAACAAGAGTGCTATCAAATTCTTAAATCCTCTGATCCGAATGCTTCTAAACGTATTGCACCAGCTGATGCAGTACGAACTCAAAGAGCACTCGAAGTACTTTTTGCGACTGGAAAATCAATCACCCAACAAGAAAGTGCTGAACCACCGCCCTGGAAAATTCTTGAGTTAGGGTTAAACCCGAAAAATCTTCGCGAAAGAATTGCCAAACGCACCACTCAGCTATACAAAAATGGCCTAATAGAAGAAACAGAGCAATTAATTCATCAATACAACCAGGATCTTTCTCTTTTACAAACAATTGGTTATGGGGAAGCTTTGAAGGTTATTCAAGGGAAGTTAACACGCACAAAAGCCATTGAAATCACCAATCTTCGCACCAATCAATTTGCAAAAAGACAACGGACCTGGTTTCGTAGGCAACACAATCCAATATGGCTGAACGATGAGGAACCACTGAGAGAAGCACTATCTTTGATCAAGACCGGTCTAGACTCCGTAAAGCAGACATGA